Proteins from one Nitrobacteraceae bacterium AZCC 2146 genomic window:
- a CDS encoding thioredoxin 1 (product_source=KO:K03671; cath_funfam=3.40.30.10; cog=COG3118; ko=KO:K03671; pfam=PF00085; superfamily=52833; tigrfam=TIGR01068): protein MAVGKVSDADFDAEVLKATGPVVVDFWAEWCGPCRMIGPALDEISSAMGDKVTILKLNVDENPKTASKYGVMSIPTLMIFKGGEMASRQVGAAPKQKLQQWITAAV, encoded by the coding sequence ATGGCCGTAGGCAAGGTTTCAGACGCCGATTTCGATGCGGAAGTGCTCAAGGCGACCGGCCCTGTGGTTGTCGATTTCTGGGCTGAATGGTGCGGTCCCTGCCGCATGATCGGACCGGCGCTGGACGAGATTTCAAGCGCGATGGGCGACAAGGTCACCATCCTGAAGCTCAACGTCGATGAAAACCCGAAGACCGCGTCGAAATACGGCGTGATGTCGATCCCCACCCTGATGATCTTCAAGGGCGGCGAAATGGCCTCGCGCCAGGTCGGCGCCGCGCCGAAGCAGAAGCTGCAGCAGTGGATCACCGCTGCGGTCTGA
- a CDS encoding diadenosine tetraphosphatase ApaH/serine/threonine PP2A family protein phosphatase (product_source=COG0639; cog=COG0639; pfam=PF12850; superfamily=56300), translating to MRFAAIADVHGNYLALEAVLADIRAQGIDDIVNLGDMASGALDARRTVDIMMGLNATNVRGNHDRYIVDYKLEDMWPSDRLAHSQLDAVHMDWLRSLPFNAIFRDSVYLCHATPSDDNAYWLEAVTPEGVVHMAAIEAIEEKAKGIEQSLILCAHTHIPRAVRLRDGRMIVNPGSAGCPGYRDVTPFPHTLETGTPDACYAILERRSGSWQVTFRHVPYDHEAMAALARQNQRLEWASALATGWIR from the coding sequence ATGCGCTTTGCTGCGATTGCCGATGTGCACGGCAACTATCTCGCGCTGGAAGCCGTGCTGGCTGATATCCGCGCCCAGGGCATCGACGACATCGTCAATCTCGGCGACATGGCGAGCGGTGCGCTCGATGCGCGGCGCACTGTCGACATCATGATGGGCCTCAATGCCACCAATGTGCGCGGCAATCACGACCGTTATATCGTCGATTACAAGCTCGAGGACATGTGGCCGTCCGACCGTCTGGCGCACAGCCAGCTCGACGCCGTGCATATGGACTGGCTGCGATCGCTGCCGTTCAACGCGATCTTTCGCGATAGCGTCTATCTCTGTCACGCGACGCCATCCGATGACAACGCCTATTGGCTGGAAGCGGTGACGCCGGAAGGTGTGGTGCACATGGCCGCGATCGAAGCGATCGAAGAGAAAGCGAAAGGCATCGAGCAATCGCTGATTCTTTGCGCCCACACCCACATTCCACGCGCGGTCAGGCTTCGCGATGGGCGGATGATCGTCAATCCCGGCAGCGCCGGCTGTCCGGGCTATCGCGACGTCACGCCGTTTCCGCACACCCTGGAAACCGGAACGCCGGATGCCTGCTACGCCATTCTCGAACGGCGTTCCGGTAGCTGGCAGGTCACCTTCCGCCACGTGCCCTATGATCACGAGGCGATGGCCGCGCTGGCGCGGCAGAACCAGCGGCTGGAATGGGCGAGCGCGTTGGCCACCGGCTGGATCAGATAA
- a CDS encoding dihydrofolate synthase/folylpolyglutamate synthase (product_source=KO:K11754; cath_funfam=3.40.1190.10,3.90.190.20; cog=COG0285; ko=KO:K11754; pfam=PF08245; superfamily=53244,53623; tigrfam=TIGR01499), translated as MSTSAPPLPPALGDILARLSLRHPNSIDLSLDRMQRLLAQLDHPERKLPPVIHVAGTNGKGSTIAYLRAILEAAGLRVHAFTSPHLVRINESIRLGGVLVGDDELLATLAHCENVNQGEPITLFEIETAAALTLFAKHPADVVLLEVGLGGRLDATNVIDTPLACVITPIGIDHTDFLGDSLMKIAAEKAGIIKRRVPVISAEQLPEVTAVIEQQARKLHAPVHSAGQEWHVNVERGRLVYQDDRGLMDLAAPRLFGRHQFGNAGLAIATLRALDMFKIDAVAYEAGVARAEWPARMQRLTSGRLVALAPENSEIWLDGGHNADGGRVVAAALGDLEERVSRPLVAIVGMMANKDAAGFLANFAGLTRHIIAVKIPDRAGAMAPDALADAARGLGMRVETSASVAAALESLTRLAYEVPPRILITGSLYLAGHVLAENGTPPT; from the coding sequence GTGAGTACATCCGCGCCGCCATTGCCGCCCGCACTCGGCGATATCCTGGCGCGGTTGTCGTTGCGGCATCCGAACAGCATTGATCTTTCGCTGGACCGCATGCAGCGGCTGCTGGCGCAGCTCGATCATCCCGAACGCAAGCTGCCGCCGGTGATTCACGTCGCGGGCACCAATGGCAAAGGCTCGACGATCGCCTATCTGCGCGCGATCCTGGAGGCCGCAGGGTTGCGTGTGCACGCCTTCACCTCGCCGCATCTTGTTCGCATCAACGAAAGCATTCGCCTTGGTGGCGTGCTGGTCGGCGACGATGAGTTGCTGGCAACGCTGGCACATTGTGAAAACGTCAATCAGGGCGAGCCGATCACGCTGTTCGAGATCGAGACCGCGGCGGCGCTCACTCTGTTCGCCAAACATCCGGCCGATGTGGTGCTGCTCGAAGTCGGCCTTGGTGGCAGGCTTGACGCCACGAATGTGATCGATACGCCCCTTGCCTGTGTCATCACGCCGATCGGGATCGACCATACTGACTTTCTTGGCGACTCGCTGATGAAGATTGCGGCCGAGAAGGCAGGCATCATCAAGCGCAGGGTGCCGGTGATATCAGCCGAGCAATTGCCGGAAGTCACGGCGGTGATCGAGCAGCAGGCACGCAAGCTGCATGCGCCGGTGCATTCCGCGGGGCAGGAGTGGCACGTCAATGTCGAGCGCGGACGTCTGGTGTATCAGGACGATCGAGGGCTGATGGACCTCGCGGCACCGCGGCTGTTCGGACGGCATCAGTTCGGCAATGCCGGCTTGGCGATTGCGACGTTGCGAGCGCTCGACATGTTCAAGATCGATGCGGTCGCCTATGAGGCTGGTGTGGCGCGCGCCGAATGGCCGGCGCGGATGCAGCGGCTGACGTCGGGCAGGCTGGTGGCGCTGGCGCCTGAAAATTCCGAGATCTGGCTCGATGGTGGCCACAATGCGGATGGCGGCCGCGTGGTTGCGGCGGCGCTGGGCGACCTCGAGGAGCGGGTGTCGCGGCCGTTGGTGGCGATCGTCGGCATGATGGCCAATAAGGATGCCGCCGGCTTCCTCGCCAATTTTGCAGGCCTGACGCGGCATATCATCGCGGTGAAAATCCCGGATCGCGCCGGAGCGATGGCGCCCGATGCGCTGGCGGATGCCGCGCGAGGTCTCGGCATGCGGGTGGAAACGTCGGCGAGTGTCGCCGCGGCGCTGGAATCGTTGACGCGGCTTGCCTATGAAGTGCCGCCGCGTATTCTGATTACCGGCTCGCTGTATCTCGCCGGCCACGTCCTCGCTGAAAACGGCACGCCGCCGACTTAA
- a CDS encoding acetyl-CoA carboxylase carboxyl transferase subunit beta (product_source=KO:K01963; cath_funfam=3.90.226.10; cog=COG0777; ko=KO:K01963; pfam=PF01039; superfamily=52096; tigrfam=TIGR00515) — MNWLTNVVRPKIRSILRRETPENLWIKCPDTGQLVFYKDVEQNQFVIPGSNYHMRMGAVARLKSIFDNETWFDVALPEVIADPLKFRDERKYADRIKDARAKTGMNDSVKVGYGKLEGAGVVVAVQDFDFMGGSLGMAAGEALVRGLELAVEKKSPFIVFAASGGARMQEGILSLMQLPRTTVGVQMLREAKQPYIVVLTNPTTGGVTASYAMLGDVQIAEPGALIGFAGARVIEQTIREKLPEGFQRAEYLKEHGMIDMVVHRHDLKPTLARLCRLLTKSPAVESALKPAPISIPAEIVVSPDVMPAAHA; from the coding sequence ATGAACTGGCTTACCAACGTCGTCCGGCCGAAGATTCGCAGCATCCTGCGCCGCGAGACCCCGGAGAATTTGTGGATCAAGTGCCCCGATACCGGGCAGCTGGTGTTCTACAAGGACGTCGAGCAGAACCAGTTCGTGATTCCCGGCTCGAACTATCACATGCGCATGGGCGCGGTGGCGCGGCTGAAGTCGATCTTCGACAACGAGACCTGGTTCGACGTGGCGCTGCCCGAGGTCATTGCCGACCCGCTGAAGTTTCGGGACGAGCGAAAATACGCCGACCGCATCAAGGATGCGCGCGCCAAGACCGGCATGAACGACTCGGTCAAGGTCGGCTACGGCAAGCTGGAAGGCGCCGGCGTCGTCGTCGCGGTGCAGGATTTCGATTTCATGGGCGGCTCGCTCGGCATGGCCGCCGGCGAGGCGCTGGTACGCGGGCTTGAACTGGCGGTGGAAAAGAAATCGCCCTTCATCGTATTCGCGGCCTCCGGCGGTGCGCGGATGCAGGAAGGCATCCTGTCGCTGATGCAGTTGCCGCGCACCACCGTCGGGGTACAGATGCTGCGCGAAGCCAAGCAGCCCTACATCGTGGTGCTGACCAATCCGACCACCGGCGGCGTTACCGCCTCCTACGCCATGCTCGGCGATGTGCAGATCGCCGAGCCCGGCGCGCTGATCGGCTTTGCCGGTGCCCGCGTGATCGAGCAGACCATCCGCGAGAAACTGCCAGAAGGCTTTCAGCGCGCCGAATATCTCAAAGAGCACGGCATGATCGACATGGTGGTGCATCGTCACGATCTGAAGCCGACCTTGGCGCGGCTGTGCCGATTGCTGACGAAATCGCCAGCGGTCGAAAGCGCGTTGAAGCCGGCGCCGATCAGCATTCCCGCCGAAATCGTCGTCAGCCCGGACGTGATGCCGGCCGCCCACGCGTGA
- a CDS encoding tryptophan synthase alpha chain (product_source=KO:K01695; cath_funfam=3.20.20.70; cog=COG0159; ko=KO:K01695; pfam=PF00290; superfamily=51366; tigrfam=TIGR00262) produces the protein MTTRIDNRFAELKTEGRAAFVTFLMAGDPDLATSLEIIKALPKAGADIIEIGMPFTDPMADGPAIQAAGLRALKAGTTLKKTLEMVRAFRAGDNVTPLVLMGYYNPIYIYGVDRFLVDAKAAGVDGLIIVDLPPEEDTELCLPAMKAGLNFIRLATPTTDDKRLPAVLANTSGFVYYVSITGITGSGSADSTEVGAAVARIKRHTSLPVCVGFGIRTPEAAHDIAQHANGAVVGSALVDALRASLDAEGRATGKTVSAVVDLVASLAQGVRGARQAAE, from the coding sequence ATGACCACCCGCATCGACAACCGCTTTGCCGAATTGAAGACCGAAGGCCGCGCCGCCTTTGTCACTTTTTTGATGGCTGGCGATCCTGATCTCGCGACCTCGCTGGAGATCATCAAGGCGTTACCGAAGGCCGGTGCCGACATCATCGAGATCGGCATGCCGTTCACCGATCCAATGGCCGATGGCCCGGCGATCCAGGCCGCGGGCCTGCGTGCGTTGAAGGCCGGCACCACGCTGAAGAAGACACTCGAGATGGTCCGCGCCTTTCGTGCCGGCGACAACGTCACGCCGCTGGTGCTGATGGGTTACTACAATCCGATCTATATCTACGGCGTCGATCGGTTCCTGGTCGATGCGAAAGCCGCCGGGGTCGATGGGCTGATCATCGTCGATCTGCCGCCCGAGGAAGACACCGAGCTTTGCCTTCCCGCGATGAAGGCGGGGCTGAATTTCATCCGGCTGGCGACGCCGACCACCGACGACAAGCGGTTGCCGGCGGTGCTCGCGAACACCTCGGGCTTCGTGTATTACGTTTCGATCACCGGAATCACCGGGAGCGGCAGTGCGGATTCGACTGAGGTCGGTGCGGCCGTCGCCCGCATCAAGCGCCACACCAGCCTGCCGGTCTGCGTCGGCTTCGGCATCCGCACGCCGGAAGCCGCGCATGATATCGCGCAGCACGCCAACGGCGCGGTGGTGGGTTCGGCGCTGGTCGATGCGCTCCGGGCCTCGCTCGACGCCGAGGGCCGGGCGACCGGCAAGACGGTCAGCGCCGTTGTCGATCTCGTGGCGTCGCTGGCGCAAGGCGTGCGCGGGGCCAGGCAGGCCGCAGAATAA
- a CDS encoding tryptophan synthase beta chain (product_source=KO:K01696; cath_funfam=3.40.50.1100; cog=COG0133; ko=KO:K01696; pfam=PF00291; superfamily=53686; tigrfam=TIGR00263) gives MNSANPDLTRPNSFRSGPDETGHFGIFGGRFVAETLMPLILDLEKAYAEAKADPSFQAEMNGYLKAYVGRPSPLYFAERLTEHLGGAKIYFKREELNHTGSHKVNNVLGQIMVARRMGKKRIIAETGAGQHGVATATLCARFGLECVVYMGAVDVERQQPNVIRMEMLGAKVIPVQSGSRTLKDAMNDALRDWVTNVHNTFYCIGTVAGPHPYPMMVRDFQSIIGTETRAQMQEAEGRLPDSLVACIGGGSNAMGLFHPFLDDPSVEIFGVEAAGHGLTNLHAASIAGGRPGVLHGNRTYLLMDEDGQIQDAHSISAGLDYPGIGPEHSWLHETGRVTYLSADDSEALAAFQLLSKLEGIIPALEPAHAIAKVMELAPKRPKDHLMVVNLSGRGDKDIPQVADILRGAKS, from the coding sequence ATGAATTCAGCCAATCCTGATTTAACTCGGCCAAATTCGTTTCGATCCGGCCCCGACGAAACCGGGCATTTCGGCATTTTCGGCGGACGCTTCGTCGCCGAAACGCTGATGCCGCTGATCCTCGATCTGGAAAAGGCCTATGCCGAGGCCAAGGCTGATCCGTCGTTTCAGGCGGAGATGAACGGCTACCTCAAGGCTTACGTCGGCCGTCCGTCGCCGCTGTATTTCGCCGAGCGACTGACCGAACACCTTGGGGGCGCGAAGATCTATTTCAAGCGTGAGGAGCTGAACCACACCGGCTCGCACAAGGTCAACAATGTGCTCGGCCAGATCATGGTCGCGCGCCGCATGGGCAAGAAGCGCATCATCGCCGAGACCGGCGCCGGCCAGCACGGCGTGGCGACGGCGACGTTGTGCGCGCGCTTCGGGCTGGAATGCGTCGTCTATATGGGTGCGGTGGATGTCGAGCGGCAGCAGCCCAATGTGATCCGAATGGAGATGCTCGGCGCCAAGGTGATTCCGGTGCAATCCGGCTCGCGCACGTTGAAGGACGCGATGAACGACGCGCTGCGTGACTGGGTCACCAATGTGCACAACACCTTCTACTGCATCGGCACCGTCGCGGGGCCGCACCCCTATCCGATGATGGTGCGCGATTTCCAGTCGATCATCGGCACCGAAACCCGCGCCCAGATGCAGGAGGCCGAAGGCCGGCTGCCGGATTCGCTGGTCGCCTGCATCGGCGGCGGCTCCAACGCGATGGGACTGTTTCATCCCTTCCTGGATGATCCCTCCGTGGAAATTTTCGGCGTCGAGGCGGCGGGCCATGGCCTCACCAATCTGCATGCGGCGTCGATCGCCGGTGGTCGGCCGGGCGTGTTGCACGGCAATCGCACATACTTGCTGATGGACGAGGACGGCCAGATCCAGGACGCGCATTCGATCTCGGCGGGGCTGGATTATCCCGGCATCGGTCCGGAGCATTCCTGGCTGCACGAGACCGGCCGTGTCACCTATCTTTCTGCTGACGATTCCGAAGCGCTCGCCGCGTTTCAATTGCTCTCGAAGCTCGAAGGCATCATCCCGGCGCTCGAGCCAGCGCACGCCATCGCAAAAGTGATGGAGCTGGCGCCGAAGCGACCGAAGGATCACCTGATGGTGGTCAATCTGTCCGGCCGCGGCGACAAGGATATTCCGCAGGTGGCCGATATCCTGCGGGGAGCGAAATCATGA
- a CDS encoding phosphoribosylanthranilate isomerase (product_source=KO:K01817; cath_funfam=3.20.20.70; cog=COG0135; ko=KO:K01817; pfam=PF00697; superfamily=51366), with product MSLIVKICGLSTPETLDVALAAGADMVGFVFFPPSPRHIGLDLARELGKQAKSRAVKVALSVDADDALLANSIDALQPQILQLHGKETVARIRDIKQKFGLPVMKAIAIETKADLAALPGYAAVCDRILFDAKPPKDATRPGGLGDVFDWHLLEGLDLKLPFMVSGGLNANNVAEALRVTRAGGVDISSGVESAPGVKDPEMIRTFIRAARATEELMI from the coding sequence ATGTCCCTGATCGTCAAAATCTGCGGCCTGTCCACACCAGAAACGCTCGACGTGGCGCTGGCGGCTGGCGCGGATATGGTGGGTTTTGTGTTCTTTCCGCCGTCGCCGCGGCACATCGGCCTCGACCTCGCGCGGGAGCTCGGCAAGCAGGCCAAGAGCCGCGCCGTCAAGGTAGCGCTGTCGGTCGATGCCGATGACGCGCTGCTCGCCAACAGCATCGACGCGCTGCAGCCGCAGATCCTGCAATTGCATGGCAAGGAAACCGTGGCGCGGATCCGCGACATCAAGCAGAAATTCGGCCTGCCGGTGATGAAGGCGATCGCAATCGAAACGAAAGCCGATCTCGCGGCATTGCCCGGCTATGCCGCGGTTTGCGATCGCATCCTGTTCGACGCCAAGCCGCCGAAGGACGCCACGCGTCCTGGCGGCCTCGGCGACGTCTTCGACTGGCATCTGCTGGAAGGCCTCGATCTGAAACTGCCGTTCATGGTTTCCGGCGGCCTCAATGCCAATAACGTCGCCGAAGCGCTGCGGGTCACGCGCGCCGGCGGCGTCGATATTTCCTCCGGCGTCGAAAGCGCACCGGGCGTCAAGGATCCCGAGATGATCCGCACCTTTATCCGCGCCGCGCGCGCAACCGAAGAGTTGATGATCTGA
- a CDS encoding putative integral membrane protein (product_source=COG5416; cog=COG5416; superfamily=81342; transmembrane_helix_parts=Inside_1_6,TMhelix_7_29,Outside_30_43,TMhelix_44_66,Inside_67_132): MRKFFSGLVLIPLAIIFIVFAVANRHLVTVSFDPFNTANPSVGITLPLFAVIIAVAILGVGAGGMASWFRQRHWRRAARLHEADARQARTELADLRAHAATAARNAPQRLPAPMPTGIGYGASERDKSGATL, from the coding sequence ATGCGCAAATTTTTCTCCGGCCTGGTGCTGATCCCCCTCGCGATCATTTTTATCGTCTTTGCGGTGGCCAACCGGCATCTGGTGACGGTCTCTTTCGACCCGTTCAATACAGCTAACCCCTCGGTCGGCATCACCCTGCCGCTGTTCGCCGTCATCATCGCGGTGGCGATCCTGGGCGTGGGCGCCGGCGGCATGGCGAGCTGGTTCAGGCAGCGGCACTGGCGCCGCGCCGCAAGGCTGCACGAGGCCGATGCGCGGCAGGCCCGCACGGAACTGGCCGATCTGCGCGCTCATGCCGCCACAGCCGCGCGGAACGCGCCGCAGCGGCTCCCGGCGCCGATGCCGACCGGGATCGGCTATGGCGCCTCCGAGCGAGACAAGTCCGGCGCGACGTTGTAG
- a CDS encoding integration host factor subunit beta (product_source=KO:K05788; cath_funfam=4.10.520.10; cog=COG0776; ko=KO:K05788; pfam=PF00216; smart=SM00411; superfamily=47729; tigrfam=TIGR00988): MIKSELVQRIAEHNPHLYQRDVENIVNAILDEIVAALARGDRVELRGFGAFSVKHRPARAGRNPRTGAHVPVDQKSVPFFKTGKEMRERLNREAGAPEASA; the protein is encoded by the coding sequence ATGATTAAATCCGAACTCGTTCAGCGCATCGCCGAGCACAACCCGCACCTCTATCAGCGGGACGTGGAGAACATCGTGAACGCGATCCTCGATGAGATTGTCGCGGCGCTGGCGCGGGGCGACCGTGTCGAGCTGCGCGGCTTCGGCGCGTTTTCGGTGAAGCACCGTCCGGCGCGTGCGGGCCGCAATCCGCGCACCGGCGCCCATGTGCCTGTCGATCAGAAGAGCGTACCGTTTTTCAAGACCGGCAAGGAAATGCGCGAGCGGCTGAACCGCGAGGCCGGGGCGCCCGAAGCCAGCGCGTAA
- a CDS encoding protease-4 (product_source=KO:K04773; cath_funfam=3.90.226.10; cog=COG0616; ko=KO:K04773; pfam=PF01343; superfamily=52096; tigrfam=TIGR00706; transmembrane_helix_parts=Inside_1_18,TMhelix_19_41,Outside_42_326) produces the protein MSLDSDVIVDRRRIRRKLTFWRVTAVLVGIVAVVTVGVVATRSGPSVLASSGSIARIHIDGLIRSDNDRTEALERLEKSSAAAVVVHINSPGGTTAGSEQLYDALMRLKAKKPMVVVVEGLAASGGYIAALASDHIVAQQSSLVGSIGVLFQFPNFSGLMKTVGVQVEEVKSSPLKAAPNGFEPTSPEARAALDSLVKDSYAWFRGLVQTRRGMDDALLEKVADGRVFTGRQAADLKLIDQLGDEKTAVAWLVAEKKVKSDLPVRDFKLAPKFGDLTFLRAAASISLDALGLGAIARQVEQAGVAQAMEHLGLDGMLALWRPAGSN, from the coding sequence ATGTCGCTTGATTCCGATGTGATCGTCGATCGCCGCAGGATACGCCGCAAGCTGACCTTCTGGCGCGTGACCGCCGTGCTGGTGGGGATTGTGGCCGTGGTCACCGTCGGCGTGGTGGCAACGCGGTCCGGCCCCTCCGTACTGGCCTCCTCGGGCTCGATCGCGCGCATTCACATCGATGGGTTGATCCGCAGCGACAACGATCGCACCGAGGCGCTGGAACGGCTGGAGAAGTCGTCGGCCGCCGCGGTGGTCGTGCATATCAATTCGCCGGGCGGTACCACCGCCGGCTCCGAACAGCTCTACGACGCGCTGATGCGGCTGAAGGCCAAGAAGCCGATGGTCGTGGTCGTCGAGGGGCTCGCTGCTTCGGGCGGTTACATCGCGGCGCTGGCGTCGGACCATATCGTTGCGCAGCAGAGTTCGCTGGTCGGTTCGATCGGCGTGCTGTTTCAGTTTCCGAATTTCAGCGGGTTGATGAAGACCGTTGGCGTGCAGGTCGAGGAAGTGAAATCCTCGCCGCTGAAGGCGGCGCCCAACGGCTTCGAGCCTACCAGCCCGGAAGCCCGTGCCGCGCTGGATTCGCTGGTGAAGGATTCCTACGCCTGGTTTCGCGGTCTGGTGCAGACCCGTCGCGGCATGGATGACGCGCTGCTGGAGAAGGTCGCCGATGGTCGCGTCTTTACCGGCCGTCAGGCGGCCGATCTCAAACTGATTGATCAGCTCGGCGACGAGAAGACTGCGGTGGCGTGGCTGGTTGCCGAGAAGAAGGTCAAGAGCGACCTGCCGGTGCGCGATTTCAAGCTGGCACCGAAGTTCGGCGACCTCACCTTCCTGCGCGCGGCCGCGTCGATCTCACTTGATGCGCTGGGTCTGGGCGCGATCGCGCGGCAGGTCGAGCAGGCCGGCGTGGCGCAGGCAATGGAACACCTCGGTCTCGACGGCATGCTGGCACTGTGGCGTCCGGCGGGCTCGAACTGA
- a CDS encoding small subunit ribosomal protein S1 (product_source=KO:K02945; cath_funfam=1.10.10.440,2.40.50.140; cog=COG0539; ko=KO:K02945; pfam=PF00575; smart=SM00316; superfamily=50249; tigrfam=TIGR00717): MASTAASYNPSRDDFAAMLDESFAGGNLQESSVIKGIVVAIEKDMAVIDVGLKTEGRVALREFAVPGRESELKVGDEVEVFLDRIENALGEAVLSRDKARREESWGKLEKAFNNNEKVHGVIFNQVKGGFTVDLDGAVAFLPRSQVDIRPIRDVAPLMNNSQPFQILKMDRRRGNIVVSRRTVLEETRAEQRQELVQNLEEGQVIDGVVKNITDYGAFVDLGGIDGLLHVTDIAWRRVNHPTEVLTIGQTVKVKIIKINHETHRISLGMKQLLDDPWQGIEAKYPLNARFSGRVTNITDYGAFVELEPGIEGLIHVSEMSWTKKNMHPGKIVSTSQEVEVQVLEVDSVKRRISLGLKQTMRNPWEVFVEKYPVGATVEGEVKNKTEFGLFLGLDGEVDGMVHLSDLDWKQPGEQVIDNFKKGDMVKAIVLDVDVEKERISLGVKQLEGDPFAEPGDVKKGAVVTCEVLEVKESGIDVQIVGTDFSTFIKRSELARERSDQRAERFAVGEKVDARVIQFDKKARKVQVSIKALEVAEEKEAIAQYGSSDSGATLGDILGTALKQRTDK, from the coding sequence ATGGCTTCGACTGCTGCTTCTTATAATCCTTCACGCGACGATTTCGCCGCGATGCTCGACGAGTCCTTCGCAGGTGGCAACCTGCAGGAAAGCTCCGTCATCAAGGGCATCGTTGTCGCGATTGAAAAGGACATGGCCGTCATCGACGTCGGCCTGAAGACCGAAGGCCGCGTGGCGCTGCGTGAATTCGCCGTGCCCGGCCGCGAAAGCGAACTCAAGGTTGGCGACGAGGTCGAAGTGTTTCTCGACCGGATCGAAAATGCGCTCGGCGAAGCCGTGCTGTCGCGTGACAAGGCGCGTCGCGAGGAAAGCTGGGGCAAGCTCGAGAAGGCCTTCAACAACAACGAGAAGGTTCACGGCGTCATCTTCAATCAGGTCAAGGGTGGCTTTACCGTCGATCTCGACGGCGCAGTGGCCTTCCTGCCGCGCTCCCAGGTCGACATTCGCCCGATCCGCGACGTCGCCCCGCTGATGAACAACTCGCAGCCGTTCCAGATCCTCAAGATGGATCGCCGCCGCGGCAACATCGTCGTGTCGCGCCGCACCGTGCTCGAAGAGACCCGCGCCGAACAGCGTCAGGAACTGGTGCAGAACCTCGAAGAGGGCCAGGTCATTGACGGTGTCGTCAAGAACATCACCGATTACGGTGCGTTCGTGGATCTCGGCGGCATCGACGGCCTGCTGCACGTCACCGACATCGCATGGCGCCGGGTCAACCACCCGACCGAAGTGCTGACGATCGGCCAGACGGTCAAGGTCAAGATCATCAAGATCAACCACGAGACCCACCGCATTTCGCTCGGCATGAAGCAGTTGCTGGACGATCCGTGGCAGGGCATCGAGGCGAAGTACCCGCTCAATGCGCGCTTCAGCGGCCGCGTCACCAACATCACCGACTACGGCGCATTCGTCGAACTGGAGCCGGGCATCGAAGGCCTGATCCACGTCTCGGAAATGTCGTGGACCAAGAAGAACATGCACCCCGGCAAGATCGTTTCGACATCGCAGGAAGTCGAAGTGCAGGTTCTCGAAGTCGACAGCGTCAAGCGTCGTATTTCGCTCGGTCTCAAGCAGACCATGCGCAATCCGTGGGAAGTGTTCGTCGAGAAGTATCCGGTCGGCGCCACCGTCGAAGGCGAAGTCAAGAACAAGACCGAGTTCGGTCTGTTCCTCGGCCTCGACGGCGAAGTGGACGGCATGGTGCATCTCTCCGACCTCGACTGGAAGCAGCCGGGTGAGCAGGTCATCGACAACTTCAAGAAGGGCGACATGGTCAAGGCCATCGTCCTCGATGTGGATGTCGAGAAGGAGCGCATCTCGCTCGGCGTCAAGCAGCTGGAAGGCGACCCGTTCGCCGAGCCGGGCGACGTCAAGAAGGGTGCGGTCGTGACTTGCGAAGTGCTCGAAGTGAAGGAATCCGGCATCGACGTTCAGATCGTCGGCACCGACTTCTCGACCTTCATCAAGCGTTCCGAACTGGCGCGTGAGCGTTCAGATCAGCGCGCCGAGCGTTTCGCCGTCGGCGAAAAGGTCGATGCACGGGTGATCCAGTTCGACAAGAAGGCCCGCAAGGTCCAGGTCTCGATCAAGGCTCTGGAAGTCGCGGAAGAGAAGGAAGCCATTGCGCAGTACGGGTCTTCGGATTCGGGGGCGACCTTGGGCGACATTCTCGGTACCGCGCTCAAGCAGCGTACCGACAAGTAA